One genomic region from Homo sapiens chromosome 12 genomic scaffold, GRCh38.p14 alternate locus group ALT_REF_LOCI_1 HSCHR12_2_CTG2 encodes:
- the TAS2R9 gene encoding taste receptor type 2 member 9, whose protein sequence is MPSAIEAIYIILIAGELTIGIWGNGFIVLVNCIDWLKRRDISLIDIILISLAISRICLLCVISLDGFFMLLFPGTYGNSVLVSIVNVVWTFANNSSLWFTSCLSIFYLLKIANISHPFFFWLKLKINKVMLAILLGSFLISLIISVPKNDDMWYHLFKVSHEENITWKFKVSKIPGTFKQLTLNLGVMVPFILCLISFFLLLFSLVRHTKQIRLHATGFRDPSTEAHMRAIKAVIIFLLLLIVYYPVFLVMTSSALIPQGKLVLMIGDIVTVIFPSSHSFILIMGNSKLREAFLKMLRFVKCFLRRRKPFVP, encoded by the coding sequence ATGCCAAGTGCAATAGAggcaatatatattattttaattgctgGTGAATTGACCATAGGGATTTGGGGAAATGGATTCATTGTACTAGTTAACTGCATTGACTGGctcaaaagaagagatatttCCTTGATTGACATCATCCTGATCAGCTTGGCCATCTCCAGAATCTGTCTGCTGTGTGTAATATCATTAGATGGCTTCTTTATGCTGCTCTTTCCAGGTACATATGGCAATAGCGTGCTAGTAAGCATTGTGAATGTTGTCTGGACATTTGCCAATAATTCAAGTCTCTGGTTTACTTCTTGCCTCAGTATCTTCTATTTACTCAAGATAGCCAATATATCGCACCCATTTTTCTTCTGGCTGAAGCTAAAGATCAACAAGGTCATGCTTGCGATTCTTCTGGGGTCCTTTCTTATCTCTTTAATTATTAGTGTTCCAAAGAATGATGATATGTGGTATCACCTTTTCAAAGTCAGTCATGAAGAAAACATTACTTGGAAATTCAAAGTGAGTAAAATTCCAGGTACTTTCAAACAGTTAACCCTGAACCTGGGGGTGATGGTTCCCTTTATCCTTTGCCTGATCTCATTTTTCTTGTTACTTTTCTCCCTAGTTAGACACACCAAGCAGATTCGACTGCATGCTACAGGGTTCAGAGACCCCAGTACAGAGGCCCACATGAGGGCCATAAAGGCAGTGATCATCTTTCTGCTCCTCCTCATCGTGTACTACCCAGTCTTTCTTGTTATGACCTCTAGCGCTCTGATTCCTCAGGGAAAATTAGTGTTGATGATTGGTGACATAGTAACTGTCATTTTCCCAtcaagccattcattcattctaattATGGGAAATAGCAAGTTGAGGGAAGCTTTTCTGAAGATGTTAAGATTTGTGAAGTGTTTCCTTAGAAGAAGAAAGCCTTTTGTTCCATAG